In Raphanus sativus cultivar WK10039 chromosome 5, ASM80110v3, whole genome shotgun sequence, the following proteins share a genomic window:
- the LOC108862480 gene encoding uncharacterized protein LOC108862480 isoform X1 — MTMKQEDSAAEHPEVAIILGDSSSSAPPPPPSQVDHQVKETPTEDVHSSQPSGGTHSDLSIQIPPRPTPFGGGSRIPKGSLKSTSSFKSGGTTSSPRGILRNLSLKKKAVAHPESERSSLLSPALMEEETAKKANNNPPGSAATSTYWQRCLSLPSRQPAKLSPVVPPAHVSVSVPGEPPKKDSIRPPVPRSLSMPGRNKVIVRSVSFDNRKALETSADQISPVPTEETEEEIPEEEAVCRICLDVCEEGNTLKMECSCKGDLRLVHEACAIKWFSTKGTRTCDVCRREVKNLPVILLRVPTTNQLNSRRGGDRSSQQSMQSQTASAWQEFVVLVLISTVCYFFFLEQLLIRDLSTQAIYIAGPFSLTLGLLASVFAIVLAIREYIWTYAALEFALVGILVHLLYSTVRLPPIYSILFAGILGFGIAVCLNSLYLHYFAWRIRVAENSNQV, encoded by the exons ATGACGATGAAGCAAGAAGACTCGGCAGCTGAACATCCCGAAGTTGCTATAATCTTGggagattcttcttcttctgctcctcctcctcctccttctcag GTTGATCATCAGGTGAAAGAAACACCTACTGAAGATGTGCACAGCTCTCAACCTAGCGGTGGAACCCACTCGGATCTTTCAATACAAATACCCCCTAGACCAACCCCCTTTGGTGGCGGCAGCCGTATCCCAAAGGGTTCACTCAAGTCCACAAGCTCATTCAAAAGCGGCGGCACTACATCCTCACCAAGAGGAATCTTGCGTAACCTAAGCTTGAAAAAGAAAGCTGTAGCTCATCCTGAAAGCGAGAGAAGCTCTCTGCTCTCTCCCGCTCTCATGGAAGAAGAAACAGCTAAAAAGGCTAATAATAACCCTCCCGGTTCAGCAGCTACTTCGACTTATTGGCAAAGATGCTTGTCTCTTCCATCTAGACAGCCCGCAAAGCTGTCTCCTGTGGTACCTCCTGCTCACGTCTCAGTTTCTGTTCCCGGTGAACCTCCTAAG AAAGATTCTATACGTCCACCAGTTCCAAGGTCATTGTCCATGCCTGGGAGAAACAAAGTCATTGTCCGATCCGTTTCTTTTGACAACCGCAAAGCTCTTGAAACAAGCGCAG ATCAAATCTCTCCAGTTCCAActgaagaaacagaagaagagatTCCGGAAGAAGAAGCGGTGTGCAGGATCTGTCTGGACGTGTGCGAAGAAGGCAACACTCTGAAGATGGAGTGCAGCTGCAAAGGCGATCTCAGACTAGTTCACGAAGCGTGTGCCATCAAGTGGTTCAGCACAAAGGGGACGAGAACCTGCGACGTCTGTAGACGAGAAGTCAAGAACCTACCGGTTATATTGCTTCGCGTGCCTACAACTAATCAACTGAACAGCAGGCGTGGTGGTGATCGCAGCAGTCAACAGAGTATGCAGTCACAAACCGCTAG TGCTTGGCAAGAGTTTGTGGTGTTAGTTCTTATCAGCACAGTCTGTtacttcttcttcctcgagCAATTACTA ATTCGGGATCTCAGCACGCAAGCTATCTACATAGCAGGACCATTCTCATTAACGTTAGGCCTCTTAGCATCTGTTTTTGCCATTGTCCTAG CTATCAGAGAATACATATGGACATACGCAGCGCTTGAGTTTGCTCTTGTAGGCATTTTGGTTCATCTATTATACTCTACA GTGAGACTACCTCCGATCTATTCTATACTATTCGCAGGGATTCTTGGTTTTGGGATAGCAGTGTGCCTAAACTCATTGTACCTTCATTATTTCGCTTGGCGTATTCGTGTTGCAGAAAACTCAAATCAAGTGTGA
- the LOC108863560 gene encoding uncharacterized protein LOC108863560: MDCGGEDETSEENQQFTPHSKHKRKADEIEDVGDAGSGGEGQDDREDTDGDGDVSSREGFQEWDVDSFEDGHEFIPNKKIDPNDEEAQKMRRYRIQMYESNGFNVDRENYPGRVAFRELIPINLDEPFNSGLTGRAYMQNNVDLTLHKYNKINGLSLTCANIVRAVVCRVSCSVKSYITFMARETPDGDLVEYQAKTEKMPWQKRAHGLFCRPTPKPKVIHMPSYEDCISSDSSTDSNASSRGSDQAWEVDSFDDESEYQPQERMCPIEEEVQRMRLYRPKMYPSKGFHVDGESYPGETVFFSQVDLDKRYVGIEITGREHMQNLVDLALEKYNNIKGTSVTCESIVRANVTRVNGHKLYITFMARESPAGELVEYQVKTERKFWQKKYHAMFCRPTPKSKD; this comes from the exons ATGGATTGCGGCGGGGAAGATGAGACCTCCGAGGAGAATCAACAGTTTACGCCTCATAGTAAGCATAAGCGCAAGGCGGATGAAATCGAAGATGTTGGTGACGCAGGGAGCGGCGGAGAGGGCCAGGATGATAGGGAAGACACAGACGGAGACGGCGACGTGTCCAGCCGTGAGGGGTTCCAAGAATGGGACGTGGACAGTTTCGAAGATGGACATGAATTCATACCCAATAAGAAGATCGACCCAAACGATGAGGAAGCTCAAAAGATGCGTCGATACAGGATTCAGATGTACGAGAGCAAT GGTTTCAACGTGGATAGGGAAAACTATCCAGGGAGAGTAGCCTTCCGAGAACTCATTCCCATTAATCTTGATGAACCTTTTAATAGTGGTCTTACAGGGCGAGCCTACATGCAAAACAACGTTGATTTGACCTTGCACAAATACAACAAAATCAAC GGGTTGTCTCTTACATGCGCAAATATTGTGAGGGCTGTTGTTTGCAGAGTCTCCTGTTCAGTCAAATCCTACATCACCTTCATGGCCAGAGAGACTCCTGATGGAGATCTTGTTGAATACCAAGCCAAAACAGAAAAGATGCCCTGGCAAAAACGAGCTCACGGCCTCTTCTGCAGGCCAACTCCTAAACCAAAGG TTATACACATGCCCAGCTACGAGGATTGTATATCCAGTGATTCTTCCACCGATAGTAATGCATCTAGCCGCGGAAGTGACCAAGCATGGGAGGTCGATAGCTTTGATGATGAATCCGAGTACCAACCCCAAGAGAGGATGTGTCCCATCGAGGAGGAAGTTCAACGAATGCGTCTGTATAGACCAAAGATGTACCCTAGCAAG GGTTTCCACGTGGATGGAGAAAGCTACCCTGGGGAAACTGTCTTCTTCTCTCAAGTTGATCTTGATAAACGCTACGTCGGTATTGAGATAACAGGCCGTGAGCACATGCAAAACCTGGTAGATTTGGCTCTTGAAAAATACAACAACATCAAG GGAACAAGTGTGACATGTGAATCGATTGTGAGGGCTAATGTGACGAGAGTGAACGGCCACAAGTTGTACATCACCTTCATGGCTAGGGAGTCTCCGGCGGGAGAGCTTGTGGAGTATCAAGTAAAAACGGAGAGGAAGTTTTGGCAAAAGAAATATCATGCCATGTTTTGCAGGCCAACTCCAAAATCCAAAG ATTGA
- the LOC108856891 gene encoding sodium/hydrogen exchanger 3: protein MALGLLNTMLAKSETLLESDHASVVSMNLFVALLCACIVLGHLLEETRWMNESITALIIGSCTGIVILLISGGKSSRILVFSEDLFFIYLLPPIIFNAGFQVKKKQFFRNFMTIMLFGAVGTLISFVIISLGAIHFFEKMNIGDLTISDYLAIGAIFSATDSVCTLQVLNQEETPLLYSLVFGEGVVNDATSVVLFNAIQRFDLTHINSTIALEFAGNFFYLFILSTALGVAAGLLSAFTIKKLYFGKIRHSTDREVALMMLLAYLSYMLAELFHLSSILTVFFCGITMSHYTWHNVTDKSKVTTKHTFAALSFLAEIFIFLYVGMDALDIEKWDVVRNSPGQSIGVSAILLGLILLGRAAFVFPLSFLSNLTKSSPEEKIDWKKQVTIWWAGLMRGAVSMALAYNQFTSSGHTKLLGNAIMITSTITVVLFSTVVFGLLTKPLVKHLQPPSKKPSTPMSSFHEPLLNGDGSYIENHESLVRTQGQSDYILDHPITMSMFWNTPSRAVHHYWRSFDNAVMRRVFGGRGVSQVVPGSPIDTSVGQLWVEDVENKEQNGEP from the exons ATGGCATTGGGACTACTAAACACAATGTTGGCAAAGTCAGAGACTCTGTTGGAGTCAGATCATGCATCAGTCGTATCTATGAACTTGTTCGTGGCTCTGCTTTGCGCTTGCATCGTGCTCGGTCACTTACTTGAGGAGACTCGGTGGATGAATGAGTCAATCACCGCTCTTATCATT GGCTCATGTACTGGCATTGTGATTTTGCTTATAAGTGGAGGAAAGAGCTCGAGGATCCTGGTGTTTAGTGAAGATCTCTTCTTCATTTATCTTCTTCCACCGATTATATTCAATGCAgg GTTTCAGGTTAAGAAGAAACAGTTTTTCCGAAACTTCATGACCATTATGTTGTTTGGTGCTGTAGGCACTCTCATTTCATTTGTAATCATATCATTAG gtgctatacatttttttgagaaaatgaaTATTGGAGATCTCACCATTTCGGATTATCTAG CCATTGGAGCGATATTCTCAGCTACCGATTCTGTTTGCACCTTGCAA GTGCTTAATCAAGAAGAGACACCTCTATTGTACAGTCTTGTCTTTGGAGAAGGTGTTGTTAACGATGCCACATCGGTTGTCCTCTTCAATGCGATACAAAGATTCGACCTCACACACATCAATTCAACTATAGCTTTGGAGTTTGCTGGAAACTTCTTTTATCTCTTCATCTTAAGCACAGCACTTGGCGTTGCA gcTGGCTTGCTCAGTGCTTTCACTATAAAGAAGCTCTATTTCGGAAA AATCAGACACTCTACTGATCGTGAAGTTGCACTCATGATGCTACTAGCATACTTGTCATATATGTTGGCAGAG CTATTCCACTTGAGCTCTATCTTGACTGTGTTCTTCTGTGGGATTACTATGTCTCACTACACATGGCACAATGTTACAGATAAATCAAAGGTCACTACCAA ACACACTTTTGCTGCATTGTCATTTCTAGCTGAgatctttatctttctttacGTTGGAATGGACGCTCTCGATATCGAAAAATGGGACGTTGTTCGAAACAG TCCTGGCCAGTCAATTGGAGTGAGTGCGATACTCCTTGGCCTTATCCTTCTAGGTCGTGCGGCCTTTGTGTTCCCTCTTTCGTTCTTGTCAAACCTGACAAAGTCTTCACCTGAGGAGAAAATCGATTGGAAGAAACAAGTAACCATTTGGTGGGCTGGTCTGATGCGTGGTGCTGTGTCGATGGCTCTTGCTTATAATCAG TTCACTTCCTCAGGACACACCAAGCTTCTTGGAAACGCTATTATGATCACCAGCACCATCACTGTTGTTCTTTTCAGTACTGTGGTATTTGGATTGTTAACCAAACCATTAGTCAAACACTTGCAGCCTCCATCAAAGAAGCCCTCCACACCCATGTCATCTTTCCACGAGCCGCTCCTCAATGGCGATGGCAGCTACATCGAAAACCACGAGTCTCTGGTCCGAACTCAGGGCCAATCAGACTACATCCTTGACCATCCGATAACTATGTCAATGTTCTGGAACACTCCATCACGAGCCGTTCATCATTACTGGAGAAGCTTCGATAACGCGGTTATGCGTCGCGTATTTGGAGGCCGTGGCGTTTCTCAGGTAGTTCCTGGTTCACCTATTGATACTAGTGTTGGGCAGCTGTGGGTTGAAGACGTGGAAAACAAGGAACAAAACGGTGAGCCGTGA
- the LOC108862479 gene encoding uncharacterized protein LOC108862479, with the protein MNINRDEALRAQSLAESLMQKSDFTAARKLAIKAHSMDSTLENISHMTMVCDVHCAASTEKKKMFGNNEMDWYGILQVDTNADDTIIKKQYRKLALLLHPDKNKLPGAESAFKLIGEAQRMLLDKDKRMVHDARRRTRPAPAPASSYRPQQQVPSYYRAQQASVDMRNVFNGVRPENMRHPPQQPTAFSQRRSTFWTSCPFCGSRYEYGREHINREVACHQSCKKQFIAFEVAFVPPANGSYNHQTTSSFMFPGQRASCPEPHKRPDDAATASTAGDNKGKRKRKDMDEVSESSDSESSSESEDDDDTMAGGDMGSNGGGQERRRSVRSKRQVSYNEGLSDDDDVDLANDIGEGSGKNVDAEKGEEAEEDHHDQSTETLNPKEKIQEERLDDWEEEDSGLGGEAAEEPNVINCEDPEFSDFDKLREKSCFDVGQVWALYDEGEGMPRFYAVIREVANPKFSVKYVWLEPGEEDETRGLPVSVGSYVLGDEGKTSSCDLFSHLVQIKTRRNARNFKVFPGRGETWALFKNWDVGSPREYEFVEILSDHGEGATVSVGFLSKVEGFKYVYSPMPEEEADIFEIPPHELFRFSHRVPSFRLKGTEGRGVLEGWYELDPAALPGPCSQNNISEEEEAAATQDHQSPHSGSAC; encoded by the coding sequence ATGAATATCAACAGAGACGAGGCTCTCAGAGCCCAATCTTTAGCAGAATCTTTAATGCAAAAGTCTGACTTCACCGCCGCTCGCAAGCTCGCCATCAAGGCTCACAGCATGGACTCCACCTTGGAGAACATATCTCACATGACCATGGTCTGCGACGTGCACTGCGCTGCCTCcacggagaagaagaagatgttcgGTAACAACGAGATGGACTGGTACGGGATACTTCAGGTCGACACGAACGCTGACGATACCATCATCAAGAAACAGTACAGAAAGCTGGCGCTTCTTCTCCACCCTGATAAAAACAAGCTCCCCGGTGCTGAGTCCGCTTTTAAACTCATCGGTGAAGCTCAGAGGATGCTTTTGGATAAAGACAAGAGGATGGTTCATGATGCTAGACGCAGAACAAGGCCTGCACCAGCACCAGCATCATCGTATAGGCCCCAACAACAGGTGCCTAGTTATTATCGTGCGCAGCAGGCGAGTGTTGATATGAGGAATGTGTTCAACGGGGTGAGACCAGAGAATATGCGTCATCCTCCTCAGCAACCAACGGCTTTTAGTCAACGGCGGTCAACGTTTTGGACGTCTTGTCCGTTCTGCGGGAGCAGGTATGAGTATGGAAGGGAGCATATCAATAGAGAAGTTGCTTGCCACCAGTCTTGCAAGAAACAGTTCATTGCTTTTGAAGTCGCTTTTGTACCACCGGCGAATGGATCGTATAATCATCAGACTACTTCTTCTTTCATGTTTCCAGGCCAAAGGGCTTCTTGTCCTGAGCCTCACAAGCGTCCAGATGATGCTGCGACGGCTTCTACTGCGGGAGACAATAAgggaaagaggaagagaaaggaTATGGATGAAGTTAGCGAAAGCTCTGACAGTGAAAGTAGTAGCGAAtcagaagatgatgatgatactatGGCAGGAGGGGATATGGGGTCCAATGGAGGAGGGCAGGAGCGTCGGAGGTCAGTACGTAGCAAGCGTCAGGTCTCTTATAATGAGGGTTTGAGCGATGACGATGATGttgacttagccaacgacattGGGGAAGGGTCTGGTAAAAATGTAGATGCTGAAAAGGGAGAAGAGGCAGAAGAGGATCATCATGACCAGTCTACtgaaaccttaaacccaaaggAGAAGATACAAGAAGAGAGGTTAGATGATTGGGAGGAAGAGGATTCAGGTTTAGGAGGTGAAGCAGCAGAAGAACCAAATGTAATCAACTGTGAGGATCCTGAGTTTTCTGACTTTGATAAGTTGAGGGAGAAGAGCTGTTTTGATGTTGGTCAGGTATGGGCTTTGTATGATGAAGGAGAAGGGATGCCTAGATTTTATGCTGTGATAAGAGAAGTCGCAAATCCAAAATTCTCGGTTAAGTACGTATGGTTAGAGCCCGGTGAAGAGGATGAAACACGAGGTTTGCCTGTGTCTGTTGGTAGCTACGTACTTGGGGACGAGGGGAAGACGAGTAGCTGTGACTTATTCTCTCATTTGGTCCAAATCAAGACGAGAAGGAATGCTCGGAACTTTAAGGTGTTCCCGGGGAGAGGAGAAACGTGGGCTCTTTTCAAGAACTGGGACGTGGGTTCTCCTCGTGAGTATGAGTTTGTTGAGATACTGTCTGATCATGGGGAGGGAGCAACGGTATCTGTGGGGTTCTTGTCTAAAGTGGAAGGGTTTAAATATGTGTACAGTCCAATGCCAGAGGAGGAAGCTGACATTTTTGAGATTCCGCCTCATGAGTTGTTTAGATTCTCGCATAGGGTTCCGTCGTTTAGATTGAAGGGAACAGAAGGGAGAGGTGTGTTGGAAGGTTGGTATGAGCTTGATCCAGCTGCTTTGCCAGGTCCTTGCTCTCAGAATAATatatcagaagaagaagaagcagcagcAACTCAAGACCATCAATCTCCACATTCAGGATCTGCTTGTTGA
- the LOC108862480 gene encoding uncharacterized protein LOC108862480 isoform X2, whose product MTMKQEDSAAEHPEVAIILGDSSSSAPPPPPSQVKETPTEDVHSSQPSGGTHSDLSIQIPPRPTPFGGGSRIPKGSLKSTSSFKSGGTTSSPRGILRNLSLKKKAVAHPESERSSLLSPALMEEETAKKANNNPPGSAATSTYWQRCLSLPSRQPAKLSPVVPPAHVSVSVPGEPPKKDSIRPPVPRSLSMPGRNKVIVRSVSFDNRKALETSADQISPVPTEETEEEIPEEEAVCRICLDVCEEGNTLKMECSCKGDLRLVHEACAIKWFSTKGTRTCDVCRREVKNLPVILLRVPTTNQLNSRRGGDRSSQQSMQSQTASAWQEFVVLVLISTVCYFFFLEQLLIRDLSTQAIYIAGPFSLTLGLLASVFAIVLAIREYIWTYAALEFALVGILVHLLYSTVRLPPIYSILFAGILGFGIAVCLNSLYLHYFAWRIRVAENSNQV is encoded by the exons ATGACGATGAAGCAAGAAGACTCGGCAGCTGAACATCCCGAAGTTGCTATAATCTTGggagattcttcttcttctgctcctcctcctcctccttctcag GTGAAAGAAACACCTACTGAAGATGTGCACAGCTCTCAACCTAGCGGTGGAACCCACTCGGATCTTTCAATACAAATACCCCCTAGACCAACCCCCTTTGGTGGCGGCAGCCGTATCCCAAAGGGTTCACTCAAGTCCACAAGCTCATTCAAAAGCGGCGGCACTACATCCTCACCAAGAGGAATCTTGCGTAACCTAAGCTTGAAAAAGAAAGCTGTAGCTCATCCTGAAAGCGAGAGAAGCTCTCTGCTCTCTCCCGCTCTCATGGAAGAAGAAACAGCTAAAAAGGCTAATAATAACCCTCCCGGTTCAGCAGCTACTTCGACTTATTGGCAAAGATGCTTGTCTCTTCCATCTAGACAGCCCGCAAAGCTGTCTCCTGTGGTACCTCCTGCTCACGTCTCAGTTTCTGTTCCCGGTGAACCTCCTAAG AAAGATTCTATACGTCCACCAGTTCCAAGGTCATTGTCCATGCCTGGGAGAAACAAAGTCATTGTCCGATCCGTTTCTTTTGACAACCGCAAAGCTCTTGAAACAAGCGCAG ATCAAATCTCTCCAGTTCCAActgaagaaacagaagaagagatTCCGGAAGAAGAAGCGGTGTGCAGGATCTGTCTGGACGTGTGCGAAGAAGGCAACACTCTGAAGATGGAGTGCAGCTGCAAAGGCGATCTCAGACTAGTTCACGAAGCGTGTGCCATCAAGTGGTTCAGCACAAAGGGGACGAGAACCTGCGACGTCTGTAGACGAGAAGTCAAGAACCTACCGGTTATATTGCTTCGCGTGCCTACAACTAATCAACTGAACAGCAGGCGTGGTGGTGATCGCAGCAGTCAACAGAGTATGCAGTCACAAACCGCTAG TGCTTGGCAAGAGTTTGTGGTGTTAGTTCTTATCAGCACAGTCTGTtacttcttcttcctcgagCAATTACTA ATTCGGGATCTCAGCACGCAAGCTATCTACATAGCAGGACCATTCTCATTAACGTTAGGCCTCTTAGCATCTGTTTTTGCCATTGTCCTAG CTATCAGAGAATACATATGGACATACGCAGCGCTTGAGTTTGCTCTTGTAGGCATTTTGGTTCATCTATTATACTCTACA GTGAGACTACCTCCGATCTATTCTATACTATTCGCAGGGATTCTTGGTTTTGGGATAGCAGTGTGCCTAAACTCATTGTACCTTCATTATTTCGCTTGGCGTATTCGTGTTGCAGAAAACTCAAATCAAGTGTGA